One Paraburkholderia phymatum STM815 genomic window, GAGCAGGACCTCCGAAAGCCCAAGCGCTACTGCGCCGTTTACCTGCGCCTGGACGATGGCCGGGTTGACGATACTACCTGGATCGATCGCTTCCCAGATGTCATGCACCCTGATCTGCCCCTGCTCAATCGAGACCTCCGCGATCACCGCTGTCTCCGTGCCGAAGGCTCTTGCCAATGCCACACCTCGCGCACGGCGCGTCCCGTCTGCAGCTGTGAATGGGCCGCGCTTCCAACCGCCCGACAACTCGCCGACCGCGCGCAGCAGATTGGTCAGACGCTGGTTGCCCTGTAACAGGCGCATACGCAATTCGTACGGATCGTGTCCGCCCTCGTCGGCCAACTCATCGAGGAACCTCTCATAGAAGAAGTCGTTCATCGAGCTACCGACGGAGCGCCAATAGCCGAGTACGACCGGGGTCTTCACATAGAGTCGGGCGATCCGGCGATCAGGAATGGCGTAATGCTTTCCGACCAAACCTTCAACGGCACTGTCGTCTACTTTCTCGCCTCGTTTGTTGGCTAGCGATTCGGTAGGGCCCTCAGTCACAGTCACCGCCTCGATAGCTGTGGGCACGCCCTTTTCGTCAAGTCCGGCACGAAAGCGCACGGCCGCCATAGGCCGCAATGCATCGCGCAGAAATTCTTCCTCACGGCTCCAGATGACCTTAACTGGTCGCCCGACTTCCTTAGCCAGTTGGATCGCCTCTGGATGGACCAGAGCTGGCCCATAAGGAAAATGACGCCCAAAGAATCCGCCGAGAAGCGGAGAATGAATGATGACCTTTTCTGGAGCCAGACCGGTGCGTTTGGTAATGTCGGCCTGGAACATTTCGGGTGCCTGATTCGGCGTCCACAACTCGAGGGTGCCGTCCGGGTTAAACCGCGCAAGAGCCGATGGCGGCTCCAACTGAGCATGGTTCAGGTACTGGCTGTGATAGGTTGCACTGACGACCTTCTTGGCATTCCCGAACGCAGCGGCCACATTGCCAGCGACCTCTGCGTCATCGCCCGTGCCTGTTTCGTTGGCGAGGCGCTGGGCAAATGCGGCCGAAGAGAAATCGGCGGGCATGTAACGGACTGTGGAATCTGGACCCGGCTCCCGCCACTCGACCTGGAGGGCCTCCGCTGCACGCCGCGCGTGCCACCAGCGTTCAGCAACAACTGCGACCGCGCCAGGGAGGC contains:
- a CDS encoding xanthine dehydrogenase family protein molybdopterin-binding subunit, whose product is MTKPADAPAHDEVFPTGDPTNISRRRFLLASAGTAAGALVLGFGIPVGKARAQPAAAAPEPGTRLPAFLEIRPDNTIRLQSPFMEGGQGVITALAQIVGEELDAEPASFVVEHAPAGADYQILPNHMRFTGGSSSVRRSYVTMRRLGASARQMLIQAASAELRVPPDTLSTEPGKVVHVTSGRSLSYGQLASRAMDMPVPVSARVKLKDPSQFRWIGKSIRRLDVHDKSTGKAVYAIDCRVDGMLHAAIQHAPRLGLTVRAIRNEDQVRTMKGVHSVHRLPGAVAVVAERWWHARRAAEALQVEWREPGPDSTVRYMPADFSSAAFAQRLANETGTGDDAEVAGNVAAAFGNAKKVVSATYHSQYLNHAQLEPPSALARFNPDGTLELWTPNQAPEMFQADITKRTGLAPEKVIIHSPLLGGFFGRHFPYGPALVHPEAIQLAKEVGRPVKVIWSREEEFLRDALRPMAAVRFRAGLDEKGVPTAIEAVTVTEGPTESLANKRGEKVDDSAVEGLVGKHYAIPDRRIARLYVKTPVVLGYWRSVGSSMNDFFYERFLDELADEGGHDPYELRMRLLQGNQRLTNLLRAVGELSGGWKRGPFTAADGTRRARGVALARAFGTETAVIAEVSIEQGQIRVHDIWEAIDPGSIVNPAIVQAQVNGAVALGLSEVLLEETVYEKGMPVARNYDMYPILPPARMARVHVKILESGAEMGGIGEPPLPAVPPAVGNAVARLTGQPVRSMPLSRYTFNS